Genomic segment of Candidatus Sulfotelmatobacter sp.:
CCGGCGATGCCGGGACCACCTGGACGCGCCGCGTCAGCAATACCTCGTTCAATCTCAATTCCGTGAAGTTCGTCTCGGCCACCGAAGGGTGGGCGGTCGGCGGCAACGGGACCGCAGTGCACACCACCGACGCTGGCGTGACCTGGGCCGTGGTGCTGACCGGCGCGAGCGAGAACCTGATCGACGTGTGCTTCGCGACGCCCGACACGGGCTGGGCGGTGGGCGCCAATGGCGTGATCATTCGCAGCTTCGATCACGGCGGCACGTGGAGCATCGTTCATCCCACAGCCAACACGCTCAATGGCGTGTCATTCGCCGGAACCCTCGACGGCTGGGCGGTGGGCAACGGCGGCGTCGTGCTGGGCACCCATGATCGCGGCGACACGTGGTTCATCGTGCAGCCCTCGCTCACCACCCAGCCCCTTAGGCGGGTGTGGCGCCGCAGTGAGCCGATGGCGGTCGCGGTGGGCGCCGCGGGCACCGTGCTGCGCAGCTATGCGGGCGCGGATTCGACCACCTGGGAGCTGGACAACGCGGGCGCCGCGAACTCGCTGGAAGGCGTGATGTTCCTCACCAGCACGCATGGCTGGGCAGTAGGCGCCAACGGTACCGGCATCGTGCT
This window contains:
- a CDS encoding YCF48-related protein, with product MRSLRILSVLAMAIFALYGCSNSGSNPVLPPLSAVTLNIHSDSVKVNGSIQFTATAYDLSSHPVPGATFAWNTSDASVFTVTNTGRVTGKGEGTAWLYAATGGLIDSASVLVLPATGGWFVQTSNSTAQLNSVFFQSDARNGCAVGSAGEILTTGDAGTTWTRRVSNTSFNLNSVKFVSATEGWAVGGNGTAVHTTDAGVTWAVVLTGASENLIDVCFATPDTGWAVGANGVIIRSFDHGGTWSIVHPTANTLNGVSFAGTLDGWAVGNGGVVLGTHDRGDTWFIVQPSLTTQPLRRVWRRSEPMAVAVGAAGTVLRSYAGADSTTWELDNAGAANSLEGVMFLTSTHGWAVGANGTGIVLETLDGGVTWQPQTAPAANPLRGVYFVDALRGWVVGDNGRILHTGTGGQ